From one Brachypodium distachyon strain Bd21 chromosome 4, Brachypodium_distachyon_v3.0, whole genome shotgun sequence genomic stretch:
- the LOC100846379 gene encoding actin-related protein 2, whose translation MESNKVVVCDNGTGYVKCGFAGENFPTSVFPCVVGRPLLRYEESLQEQELTDIVVGAACADLRHQLDVSYPVTNGIVQNWDDMGHIWDHAFYSELKVDPSECKILLTDPPLNPVKNREQMIETMFEKYNFSGVFIQIQAVLSLYAQGLLTGLVIDSGDGVTHVVPVVDGYSYPHLTKRMNVAGRHITSYLVDLISRRGYAMNKSADFETVREIKEKLCYISYDYKREYQLGLETTILVKSYTLPDGRVIKVGTERFQAPEALFTPELIDVEGDGLADMAFRCIQEMDIDNRMTLYQHIVLSGGSTMYPGLPSRLEKEILDRYLDVVLKGNKDGLKKLRLRIEDPPRRKHMVYLGGAVLAGIMKDAPEFWITKQEYLEEGVACLRKCGQA comes from the exons ATGGAGAGCAACAAGGTTGTGGTGTGCGACAACGGCACCGGG TATGTAAAGTGTGGCTTTGCGGGAGAGAACTTTCCTACATCCGTGTTCCCTTGTGTGGTTGGAAGGCCATTGCTTCGCTATGAGGAGTCACTCCAGGAGCAAGAATTGACG GATATTGTTGTTGGTGCTGCTTGTGCTGATTTGAGACATCAACTCGATGTATCATATCCTGTCACAAATGGGATTGTTCAAAACTGGGATGATATGGGCCATATATGGGATCATGCATTTTACAGTGAGCTGAAG GTTGATCCATCTGAGTGTAAAATACTACTGACAGATCCACCACTTAATCCTGTGAAAAACCGTGAACAAATG ATTGAGACAATGTTTGAGAAATACAACTTTTCTGGTGTCTTCATTCAGATCCAAGCAGTTCTTTCGCTATATGCTCAAG GCTTGCTGACTGGACTTGTCATTGATTCTGGTGATGGTGTCACTCATGTG GTGCCTGTAGTTGATGGGTATTCTTATCCACATCTGACAAAAAGAATGAATGTAGCTGGAAGGCATATCACATCTTATCTTGTTGATCTAATCTCAAGAAGAGG GTATGCTATGAACAAATCTGCTGATTTTGAGACAGTCagagaaataaaagagaaactGTGCTATATAAG CTACGATTACAAGCGTGAATACCAGCTAGGACTTGAAACCACAATCCTTGTCAAAAGTTATACT CTTCCAGATGGACGAGTAATTAAAGTGGGTACTGAACGGTTTCAAGCTCCTGAGGCTCTTTTTACTCCT GAACTCATAGATGTTGAAGGCGATGGGTTGGCTGATATGGCATTCCGTTGCATTCAGGAAATGGATATTGACAACCGGATGACG CTTTACCAGCATATCGTCCTAAGTGGTGGAAGTACCATGTACCCTGGTTTGCCAAGTCG GTTGGAGAAAGAGATTCTGGATCGCTATCTTGACGTTGTTTTGAAGGGAAACAAGGATGGACTGAAG AAATTGCGTCTGCGGATAGAGGATCCTCCACGGAGAAAGCATATGGTCTATCTAGGAGGTGCAGTACTCGCTGGAATCATGAAG GACGCACCTGAGTTCTGGATCACAAAGCAGGAGTACCTGGAAGAAGGTGTCGCTTGCCTGAGGAAGTGTGGACAAGCATAA